Proteins encoded together in one Planctomyces sp. SH-PL14 window:
- a CDS encoding serine protease, with translation MRSVFLTALLGLFAVSASPVRGGDFATATLDATFKLFHKDSTAACVLIRRDRSPEDESLYLATAAHVLERTKGETAILVLREQRDDGSYVRRDHTIAVRQGDEPLWVKHPTEDAAVLRLAENLPVPVAPLPASALADEASLRDAGLHICSPIFALSYPQRFEANEAGFAVARQGIIASHPFLPIERHHTFLADLTAFSGDSGGPVFVEGKNGNPLLIGMALAQYRHDERITTEFEERTVHVPLGLSMVLHAQFVRETIETASKAASSK, from the coding sequence ATGAGATCCGTCTTTTTGACTGCCCTGCTGGGGTTGTTCGCGGTGAGTGCCTCTCCGGTCCGGGGAGGCGACTTCGCTACCGCCACGCTCGACGCGACGTTCAAGCTGTTTCACAAGGACTCGACCGCCGCGTGCGTCCTGATTCGGCGCGACCGTTCGCCGGAGGACGAGAGCCTCTACCTGGCGACGGCGGCCCACGTGCTGGAGCGGACGAAAGGCGAGACCGCGATCCTGGTACTCAGGGAACAGCGTGACGACGGCTCCTATGTCCGGCGCGACCACACGATCGCCGTCCGGCAAGGGGACGAGCCCCTGTGGGTGAAGCATCCCACGGAGGATGCGGCGGTCCTCCGGCTGGCGGAGAACCTGCCGGTTCCAGTCGCGCCGCTGCCGGCGTCCGCGCTGGCGGACGAAGCGTCGCTCCGGGATGCCGGGCTGCACATCTGCAGTCCGATCTTCGCCCTCTCCTACCCGCAGCGGTTCGAGGCGAACGAGGCGGGGTTTGCCGTGGCGCGGCAGGGAATCATTGCCAGCCATCCGTTCCTGCCGATCGAGCGGCATCACACGTTCCTCGCCGACCTGACGGCGTTCAGCGGCGACAGCGGAGGGCCGGTCTTTGTCGAGGGGAAGAACGGGAACCCGCTGCTCATCGGGATGGCCCTCGCCCAGTACCGGCACGACGAGCGGATCACGACGGAGTTCGAAGAGCGGACGGTGCATGTTCCGCTGGGGCTGAGCATGGTGCTCCACGCCCAGTTCGTTCGGGAGACGATCGAGACCGCGTCCAAGGCGGCCTCGTCCAAGTAG
- a CDS encoding non-reducing end alpha-L-arabinofuranosidase family hydrolase: MSPVRFLLVWSVVSACGALRAADEPAELRPPFRWSLSASLVRPAERSSDRCVSIKDPTVVRHDGKWHLFCTIRSEKRTHQIENLAFDDWKNADAAPRHVLTLNDGYFCAPQVFYYAPHKLWYLVYQVSEKGHRQGLQPAYSTTADLGDPASWTKPRLMFSRDPESVKSWIDFWVICDETHGRLFFTSNDGRMWRSDALLADFPLGWNEPKIVLQGDIFEASQTYRVKETERYLTIIEAIGHGRRYYKAYDSDRLDGEWSPLADSWERPFASSENVVPDVSPRWTDHISHGEFLRLGVDERMEISVKKLEFLIQGVRDENYRGRKYGEIPWELGLLRALPPGAD, from the coding sequence ATGTCGCCTGTCCGGTTCCTGCTTGTCTGGTCCGTCGTCTCGGCATGCGGCGCCTTGCGGGCCGCCGATGAGCCGGCGGAGCTGCGTCCGCCCTTCCGCTGGTCGCTGTCGGCCTCCCTCGTCCGGCCCGCCGAGCGCTCCTCCGACCGGTGCGTCTCGATCAAGGATCCGACGGTCGTCCGCCACGACGGAAAGTGGCACCTCTTCTGCACGATCCGGAGCGAGAAGCGGACGCACCAGATCGAGAACCTCGCCTTCGACGACTGGAAGAACGCCGACGCCGCGCCGCGGCACGTCCTCACGTTGAACGACGGGTACTTCTGCGCCCCGCAGGTGTTCTACTACGCGCCGCACAAGCTCTGGTATCTCGTCTATCAGGTGAGCGAGAAGGGGCACCGGCAGGGGCTTCAGCCGGCCTACTCGACCACGGCGGACCTCGGCGATCCCGCGTCCTGGACGAAGCCGCGGCTGATGTTCTCCCGCGATCCCGAGAGCGTGAAATCGTGGATCGACTTCTGGGTGATCTGCGACGAGACCCACGGGCGTCTCTTCTTTACGTCGAACGACGGCCGGATGTGGCGGTCCGACGCCCTCCTGGCCGACTTTCCGCTCGGCTGGAACGAGCCGAAGATCGTTCTCCAGGGAGACATCTTCGAGGCCAGCCAAACGTACCGCGTGAAGGAGACCGAACGATACCTGACGATCATCGAGGCGATCGGCCACGGACGGCGATACTACAAGGCCTATGACTCGGACCGGCTCGATGGGGAGTGGTCGCCGCTGGCGGATTCCTGGGAGCGGCCGTTCGCCTCGTCGGAGAACGTGGTCCCGGATGTCTCCCCGCGGTGGACCGACCACATCAGCCATGGAGAGTTCCTGCGGCTCGGGGTCGACGAGCGGATGGAGATCTCGGTGAAGAAGCTGGAGTTCCTGATCCAGGGGGTTCGCGACGAGAACTACCGTGGACGGAAGTACGGCGAGATCCCCTGGGAGCTCGGTTTGCTGCGGGCCCTTCCTCCCGGCGCCGATTGA
- a CDS encoding dihydrofolate reductase family protein: MRPLRFSINVSLDGCCDHREMVPDEELHRYAAEGIARADALIFGRVIYEMMESAWRPVAETGVRPDWMPEWTEPFARSIHAARKHVVSSTLDRVDWNAELVRGDLGKTVQQLKEEPGEGLYTGGVTLPLALAEMGLIDEYEFIVHPRLVGHGRTLFAGLSKYVDLRLVGRREFASGAVALRYEPKR, encoded by the coding sequence ATGCGACCCCTTCGATTTTCCATCAATGTCTCGCTGGACGGGTGCTGCGATCATCGGGAGATGGTCCCGGACGAGGAGCTGCATCGTTACGCGGCGGAGGGGATCGCGCGGGCCGATGCCCTCATTTTCGGCCGGGTGATCTACGAAATGATGGAGTCCGCGTGGCGGCCGGTCGCGGAGACTGGAGTGCGGCCGGACTGGATGCCGGAGTGGACGGAGCCATTCGCCCGATCGATCCACGCGGCCAGGAAGCACGTCGTCTCCAGCACGCTCGACCGCGTCGACTGGAACGCGGAGCTCGTCCGCGGGGACCTGGGAAAGACCGTTCAGCAGCTCAAGGAGGAGCCGGGGGAGGGGCTGTACACGGGAGGGGTGACGCTCCCGCTGGCGCTCGCCGAAATGGGGCTGATCGACGAGTACGAGTTCATCGTGCACCCCAGGCTCGTGGGGCACGGACGGACGTTGTTCGCGGGGCTGTCGAAGTACGTCGACCTGAGGCTGGTCGGCCGGCGCGAGTTTGCCTCGGGGGCGGTGGCGCTGCGCTACGAGCCGAAGCGGTAA
- a CDS encoding alpha/beta fold hydrolase has protein sequence MRRFRSLGSGIAPWLPVASLLVALLLGGPGDAAAAEPAPFTGARSEWHDGFARYDYLLDEETLQIEPFERPEKEGFGIQDPPAGKRRCLVVAPKKPADGNPWSWQGCYWDHQPQAEVELLRRGYHIAYVSANAALKPDKTWEAWYAFLTEKHGLSPRPAFVGMSRGGEYAYTWATRHPDKVSCVYGDNPAIHPEALGRLGDLARAEVPLLHVCGSIDPLLDRCSNTIETIYRQLGGKISVVIKEGVGHHPHSLRDPKLIADFITASFPAPERTVPDVIAVGGAGRVTRSAFYGAPATYEEVPQEGTFLTRRGPLFSPFYDRYAFGLDGVEGTVQVILPRKAAAGNPWVFRADIPTAASTVDLALLAEGVAIVVGPVPYNGDGPRAQDWNKVYAHLTKYGFSNRPVLAGSGGAAGEAYAWAIANPDKVACLYGENPMLRCTMTKAQPMDGLETLAKAHVPIIHSCGTRDPLLDRESRVAEAKYRALGGTFALLAIEGTGPLPTPPRKVALIVKLLLGHIAGPSAESPAR, from the coding sequence ATGCGCCGCTTCCGTTCCCTCGGTTCCGGGATCGCCCCCTGGCTGCCGGTCGCCTCGCTCCTGGTGGCCCTCCTTCTCGGCGGACCCGGCGACGCCGCGGCGGCCGAGCCGGCCCCCTTCACCGGCGCCCGCTCGGAATGGCACGACGGGTTCGCCCGGTATGACTACCTCCTGGATGAGGAGACGCTCCAGATCGAACCATTCGAGCGGCCGGAGAAGGAGGGCTTCGGCATCCAGGATCCTCCGGCGGGGAAGCGGCGGTGCCTCGTCGTCGCGCCGAAGAAGCCGGCCGACGGAAATCCGTGGTCGTGGCAGGGGTGCTACTGGGACCATCAGCCGCAGGCGGAGGTGGAGCTTCTCCGCCGCGGATACCACATCGCCTACGTCTCGGCGAACGCGGCGCTGAAGCCGGACAAGACCTGGGAAGCGTGGTACGCGTTCCTGACGGAGAAACACGGGCTCTCCCCGCGGCCCGCATTCGTCGGCATGAGCCGCGGCGGCGAGTACGCCTACACCTGGGCCACGCGGCACCCGGACAAGGTCTCCTGCGTCTACGGCGACAACCCGGCGATTCACCCCGAGGCGCTCGGGCGGCTCGGGGACCTCGCCAGGGCCGAGGTCCCGCTGCTGCATGTCTGCGGCAGCATCGACCCGCTCCTCGACCGCTGCTCCAACACGATCGAGACGATCTACCGCCAGCTCGGCGGGAAGATTTCCGTGGTCATCAAGGAAGGAGTGGGTCACCATCCCCACAGCCTCCGCGATCCCAAACTGATCGCGGACTTCATCACGGCCAGCTTTCCTGCGCCGGAGAGAACCGTCCCGGACGTGATCGCCGTGGGGGGAGCCGGGCGGGTGACCCGCTCCGCTTTCTACGGCGCGCCGGCGACCTACGAGGAAGTCCCGCAGGAAGGGACGTTCCTGACGCGGCGGGGACCGCTGTTCAGCCCGTTCTACGATCGCTACGCCTTCGGCCTCGATGGCGTCGAAGGGACCGTGCAGGTGATCCTGCCACGGAAGGCCGCGGCCGGAAACCCGTGGGTCTTCCGGGCCGACATCCCGACCGCCGCCTCGACCGTCGATCTCGCGCTCCTCGCCGAGGGGGTCGCGATCGTCGTCGGTCCGGTCCCCTACAACGGCGACGGTCCCCGCGCCCAAGACTGGAACAAGGTCTACGCCCACCTCACGAAGTACGGGTTCTCGAACCGCCCCGTCCTGGCGGGCTCCGGAGGGGCAGCAGGCGAAGCGTACGCCTGGGCGATCGCCAACCCGGACAAGGTGGCGTGCCTCTACGGCGAGAACCCGATGCTGCGGTGCACGATGACGAAGGCCCAGCCGATGGACGGCCTCGAGACGCTGGCGAAGGCGCATGTCCCGATCATCCATTCCTGCGGCACCCGCGACCCGCTCCTGGACCGCGAATCGCGCGTCGCCGAAGCCAAGTACCGCGCGCTCGGCGGCACGTTCGCGCTATTGGCGATCGAAGGGACCGGTCCCCTTCCGACGCCGCCGCGGAAAGTGGCGCTGATCGTGAAGCTCCTCCTGGGCCACATCGCCGGCCCGTCCGCGGAGTCGCCCGCCCGGTAG
- a CDS encoding cyclic nucleotide-binding domain-containing protein codes for MSAEAAAGAAAVGAAGAPAPALKALAIKAEIKLKNRPGDDFITSNEAAAFEIFRRLAKSAPVTRYPGSVVLRSYRQGELICQQGQEGGSAFYIPTGEDMQRFREIKGTIKDTMEIPFSTDPGRDKQVLTARILSGRTTAKKKGFFSSLFGSKGSKTVGMGVKAPKAIPNDGPTDIDANTREAPLFEGDMFGEMSCMTFAPRSATVIARRDCRLIEFNRNIFDHMQQDKNHNDWVNSVYISRVLDTHLRRLEIFQDFDDAQIETLRKGVSLEVVDPGAIICEEGEEATEDKALDVFIVRSGVVQVASNVSVSLKYSDILNWKGFCEALVKSGGIVTAAAAEPKAIVKAAPTKVAAAAAAGAAAVPKAAAALAPAEPGKKPSPADMLAAMKAKKAGDGGGAAPAAPAAAPAEGKKPSPQDILAAMRAKKAAAEGGAAPAAEASPAPAPAADEGAPKKKPNPQEMLAAMKAKKAAAEGGAAPAPVAEEPAPAPAAEEPAKKKPNPQEMLAAMKAKKAAAEGGAAPAPVAEEPPAAAPAAEEPAKKKPNPQEMLAAMKAKKAAAEGGAAPAPVAEEPAAATPAAAEPVKKKPNPQEMLAAMKAKKAAAEGGAAPAPVAEEPAAAVPAAEEPVKKKPSPQDMLAAMKAKKAAAEGGAPAETPAPTAAAPAAAPKKASPQDMLAAIRARKAGGDAGAAPAEAAPAAPAAPPTAPVAAATPKAAPAADPEPEKEPDWDVFDKYLMSDEGGLGDNIGASLIIPPPVASSLKAAAPSPSPSKSPAPAAPPKAAATAPAAAPVAAAPLKAAAPAAPKAAPAQLVRVSLPPSTASPPALVFLWLSDKVQDLVREVANAPAAGPSRETCEIILQAINELIRSRAFLGSKGFEEEYEHAEVSRYTASFPGGFKGIKDKWSELELRTAGRVLIPHLYPKLIQQREESQGPPRILAYLSRGDCFGEIAVIRKEPRSASCIAYDHASNDPKRRKGRVELVRISGAVFRKLMRESRSLSKKMRESATRRLRESAKKEDSSAATAITSSKEFQDLGLFQGSRLLLIDLDSCTRCGDCVNACIETHDDGYSRLFLDGPRFDRFLIPSACRSCLNPSCMIGCPVGSIMRGDNGQIEIADWCIGCEKCAEQCPYDSIQMHDLGLIPDQSIGWTFATRKRVSPNWYSSRRASGRWSSGLSPFTWTTEFVHSLPRHRGNWEQEEVLDLCFRHLFDAPRGDRSSRMYRLILQAKGATPSVWLNGEPLKLSQSMAQSNRGEHEADVSAEKFRRSGNVLAVELLRKEFAKLGEPLFSARLDAVPEAGARAMEVAGPDQRPELELVTHRAAVCDLCSHLPSQDPACVSSCPHDAAIRVNPLVNFPV; via the coding sequence ATGAGTGCGGAAGCAGCGGCCGGGGCAGCGGCAGTTGGAGCAGCGGGTGCGCCCGCACCGGCACTCAAGGCTCTCGCCATCAAGGCGGAGATCAAGCTCAAGAACCGCCCGGGGGATGACTTCATCACCTCCAACGAGGCGGCGGCCTTCGAGATTTTCCGCCGCCTGGCCAAGTCGGCTCCCGTGACCCGCTATCCGGGGTCGGTCGTTCTCCGCAGCTATCGGCAGGGGGAGCTGATCTGCCAGCAGGGGCAGGAGGGGGGGAGCGCCTTCTACATCCCGACCGGCGAGGACATGCAGCGGTTCCGGGAGATCAAGGGGACGATCAAGGACACGATGGAGATCCCCTTCTCCACCGATCCCGGCCGGGACAAGCAGGTCCTGACGGCGCGAATCCTTTCGGGGCGGACGACCGCCAAGAAGAAGGGCTTTTTCAGTTCGCTGTTCGGGAGCAAGGGCTCGAAGACCGTCGGGATGGGGGTCAAGGCGCCCAAGGCGATTCCGAACGACGGGCCGACCGACATCGACGCCAACACCCGCGAGGCCCCTCTGTTTGAAGGGGACATGTTCGGCGAGATGAGCTGCATGACGTTCGCCCCCCGTTCGGCGACGGTCATTGCGCGGCGGGACTGCCGGTTGATCGAGTTCAACCGGAACATTTTCGACCACATGCAGCAGGACAAGAACCACAACGACTGGGTCAACTCGGTCTACATCTCCCGCGTCCTCGACACCCACCTCCGCCGCCTGGAGATCTTCCAGGACTTCGACGACGCCCAGATCGAGACGCTGCGGAAAGGGGTCTCGCTGGAGGTAGTCGACCCGGGGGCGATCATCTGCGAAGAGGGAGAAGAGGCGACGGAAGACAAGGCGCTGGACGTGTTCATCGTCCGCAGCGGCGTGGTCCAGGTGGCGAGTAACGTGAGCGTCTCGCTCAAGTATTCGGACATCCTGAACTGGAAGGGGTTCTGCGAGGCGCTGGTCAAGAGCGGCGGAATCGTGACGGCGGCCGCCGCGGAGCCGAAGGCGATCGTCAAGGCAGCCCCGACCAAGGTGGCGGCCGCAGCCGCCGCCGGAGCAGCTGCGGTCCCCAAGGCCGCGGCGGCGCTGGCCCCGGCCGAGCCGGGCAAGAAGCCCTCCCCGGCCGACATGCTGGCCGCCATGAAGGCCAAGAAGGCGGGCGATGGCGGGGGAGCCGCACCGGCTGCTCCAGCGGCCGCACCCGCCGAGGGAAAGAAGCCGAGTCCGCAGGACATCCTGGCCGCCATGCGGGCCAAGAAAGCCGCTGCCGAAGGGGGAGCCGCCCCCGCCGCCGAAGCCTCTCCCGCGCCAGCCCCCGCCGCGGACGAAGGCGCCCCGAAGAAGAAGCCGAACCCGCAGGAGATGCTGGCGGCGATGAAGGCCAAGAAGGCCGCCGCCGAAGGGGGCGCTGCTCCCGCTCCGGTCGCCGAAGAACCGGCCCCCGCACCGGCCGCTGAGGAGCCGGCGAAGAAGAAGCCCAATCCGCAGGAAATGCTCGCGGCCATGAAGGCCAAGAAGGCCGCCGCCGAGGGGGGCGCCGCTCCTGCTCCGGTCGCCGAGGAACCACCTGCCGCGGCCCCCGCCGCCGAAGAGCCCGCCAAGAAGAAGCCGAACCCGCAGGAAATGCTCGCGGCCATGAAGGCCAAGAAGGCCGCCGCCGAAGGGGGCGCTGCTCCCGCTCCGGTCGCGGAAGAACCAGCTGCCGCGACCCCCGCCGCCGCGGAACCGGTCAAGAAGAAGCCGAACCCGCAGGAAATGCTCGCGGCCATGAAGGCCAAAAAGGCCGCCGCCGAAGGGGGCGCTGCGCCGGCTCCGGTCGCCGAAGAACCGGCTGCCGCGGTGCCGGCAGCCGAGGAGCCGGTCAAGAAGAAGCCGAGCCCCCAGGACATGCTCGCCGCCATGAAGGCCAAGAAGGCGGCGGCCGAAGGGGGCGCTCCGGCCGAAACCCCGGCGCCGACCGCAGCGGCTCCCGCTGCTGCTCCCAAGAAGGCCAGCCCGCAGGACATGCTCGCGGCGATCCGGGCCAGGAAGGCCGGGGGTGACGCCGGCGCCGCGCCGGCCGAGGCCGCTCCTGCTGCACCGGCCGCTCCACCCACCGCCCCGGTGGCGGCGGCGACTCCCAAGGCAGCGCCGGCCGCTGATCCGGAACCGGAGAAGGAGCCGGACTGGGACGTCTTCGACAAGTACCTGATGTCGGACGAAGGGGGTCTGGGCGACAATATCGGGGCCTCGCTCATCATTCCTCCGCCGGTCGCCAGCTCGCTGAAAGCGGCGGCACCTTCCCCCTCTCCGTCCAAATCGCCGGCCCCCGCCGCCCCGCCGAAGGCGGCGGCTACCGCGCCGGCCGCCGCCCCTGTCGCCGCGGCTCCCCTGAAGGCGGCCGCGCCGGCGGCCCCCAAGGCGGCGCCGGCCCAGCTGGTTCGCGTCTCGCTCCCGCCGTCGACCGCCAGCCCGCCGGCGCTCGTTTTCCTGTGGCTGAGCGACAAGGTCCAGGACCTCGTCCGGGAGGTGGCGAACGCTCCGGCCGCCGGACCGAGCCGCGAGACGTGCGAGATCATCCTGCAGGCGATCAATGAGCTGATCCGCTCGCGGGCGTTCCTGGGCTCCAAGGGATTCGAAGAGGAGTACGAGCACGCCGAGGTGAGCCGGTACACGGCGTCGTTCCCCGGCGGCTTCAAGGGGATCAAGGACAAGTGGTCCGAGCTTGAGCTGCGGACCGCCGGCCGCGTCCTCATCCCGCACCTTTATCCCAAGCTGATCCAGCAGCGCGAGGAGTCGCAGGGGCCGCCGCGGATCCTGGCGTACCTCTCCCGCGGCGACTGCTTCGGCGAGATCGCGGTCATCCGCAAGGAGCCGCGGAGCGCGAGCTGTATCGCCTATGACCATGCTTCGAACGACCCCAAGCGCCGCAAGGGGCGGGTGGAGCTCGTGCGGATCTCGGGCGCCGTGTTCCGCAAGCTGATGCGGGAGTCCCGCTCGCTCTCCAAGAAGATGCGGGAGTCGGCGACCCGCCGGCTCCGCGAGAGCGCGAAGAAGGAAGACAGCTCGGCCGCAACGGCGATCACCTCCTCGAAGGAGTTCCAGGATCTGGGGCTGTTCCAGGGGAGCCGGCTCCTCCTGATCGACCTCGATTCCTGCACCCGCTGCGGGGACTGCGTCAACGCCTGTATCGAGACGCATGACGACGGTTACTCGCGGCTGTTCCTCGACGGGCCGCGGTTCGACCGGTTCCTGATTCCGTCCGCCTGCCGGAGCTGTCTCAACCCGTCGTGCATGATCGGCTGCCCGGTCGGCTCGATCATGCGGGGAGACAACGGCCAGATCGAGATCGCGGACTGGTGCATCGGATGCGAGAAGTGTGCGGAGCAGTGTCCGTACGACTCGATCCAGATGCACGACCTGGGGCTGATCCCGGACCAGTCGATCGGCTGGACGTTCGCGACCCGCAAGCGGGTCAGTCCGAACTGGTATTCCTCGCGGCGGGCGTCGGGGCGGTGGTCCTCGGGGCTCTCGCCGTTCACGTGGACGACGGAGTTCGTCCATTCGCTGCCGCGGCACCGGGGGAACTGGGAGCAGGAGGAAGTCCTCGATCTCTGTTTCCGGCATCTGTTCGACGCTCCGCGGGGGGACCGGTCCTCCCGGATGTATCGCCTCATCCTGCAGGCCAAGGGGGCGACGCCATCGGTGTGGCTCAACGGGGAGCCGCTGAAGCTGTCGCAGTCGATGGCCCAGTCGAACCGCGGGGAGCATGAGGCGGATGTCTCGGCGGAGAAGTTCCGGCGGTCGGGGAACGTGCTGGCGGTCGAGCTGTTGCGAAAGGAATTTGCGAAGCTCGGCGAGCCTCTCTTCTCCGCGCGACTCGACGCGGTTCCGGAGGCGGGAGCGCGGGCGATGGAAGTCGCCGGTCCGGATCAGCGGCCGGAGCTGGAACTGGTGACGCACCGGGCGGCGGTCTGCGACCTGTGCAGCCACTTGCCGAGTCAGGATCCGGCGTGTGTTTCGAGCTGTCCGCACGATGCGGCGATCCGGGTGAATCCGCTGGTGAATTTCCCGGTGTGA
- a CDS encoding AAA family ATPase — METLDTLLRGLRIGAPRSTAAAPRPPGSPEGDRPSAAPLSSQAPASPANDETPAPPQSVPVPRPTAVETTAAPAATTSRANRVGLLERELRNFILNEPTRPPSPLRPKEVDPRAEPVFEPTAPRSLEEAGLTESDVGSLVLKFLLPRSVETGYQIANQIGLRFPIIDQILRQLKQDKLLTYKNSLTAGDYLYELTDEGRVRGEKLSRQTTYCGTAPVSLAHYAASVTAQTLSGRKPPLTAIREAMGDLNLKDSLLSGIGQAIHSGRGMFLFGPPGNGKTSIAERITKSFGDTIWIPRAVHANGEIIRLFDPNRHRLAPSLSTEERKEIDGRWVQIQRPTIIAGGELRMENLEITYIRSTGIGEAPLQMKSNCGTLLIDDFGRQRMPVDELLNRWIVPLEQRHDYLQLESGRSIQVPFDQLIVFSSNLEPKDLVDDAFLRRIPYKIEVRDPSEEEFRALFLRQCRELGFEVSQADVDYLIQSHYRPKNWPFRYCHPRDILRQIENRCTLHGLPRAVTKDAIDAAVQNYFSIML; from the coding sequence ATGGAAACCCTCGATACTCTCCTCCGCGGCCTTCGGATCGGCGCGCCCCGCAGCACCGCCGCCGCACCGCGTCCTCCCGGTTCCCCGGAAGGAGACCGGCCTTCCGCGGCCCCGCTCTCCTCTCAGGCTCCTGCGTCCCCGGCGAACGACGAGACACCGGCCCCGCCGCAGTCCGTTCCCGTCCCCCGCCCCACAGCCGTCGAGACAACGGCCGCCCCGGCTGCCACGACGTCGCGGGCAAACCGAGTCGGGCTGCTGGAACGGGAGCTGCGGAACTTCATCCTCAATGAGCCGACCCGGCCCCCTTCACCGCTGCGGCCCAAGGAAGTCGATCCCCGCGCCGAACCGGTCTTCGAGCCCACCGCCCCCCGCTCCCTCGAGGAGGCGGGCCTGACGGAGAGCGATGTCGGCTCGCTGGTCCTCAAGTTCCTGCTCCCCCGATCGGTGGAGACCGGATACCAGATCGCCAACCAGATCGGCCTCCGGTTTCCGATCATCGACCAGATCCTCCGGCAGCTCAAACAGGACAAGCTCCTCACCTACAAGAACAGCCTCACGGCCGGCGACTACCTCTACGAGCTGACGGACGAAGGACGGGTCCGGGGGGAGAAGCTGAGCCGGCAGACGACTTACTGCGGGACCGCTCCCGTCTCGCTGGCCCACTATGCGGCCTCCGTGACGGCCCAGACTCTCTCCGGCCGCAAGCCGCCGCTCACCGCAATCCGCGAGGCGATGGGGGACCTCAATCTGAAGGACAGTCTCCTCAGCGGGATCGGCCAGGCGATCCACTCCGGCCGGGGGATGTTCCTCTTCGGCCCGCCGGGGAACGGAAAGACGAGCATCGCCGAGCGGATCACGAAGTCGTTCGGCGACACGATCTGGATCCCGCGCGCGGTCCACGCCAACGGCGAGATCATCCGCCTCTTCGACCCGAACCGCCACCGGCTCGCCCCGTCGCTCTCGACGGAGGAGCGGAAGGAGATCGACGGCCGCTGGGTGCAGATCCAGCGTCCGACGATCATTGCCGGCGGCGAGCTGCGGATGGAGAACCTGGAGATCACCTACATCCGCAGCACCGGGATCGGCGAAGCCCCGCTGCAGATGAAATCGAATTGCGGCACCCTGCTCATCGACGACTTCGGCCGTCAGCGGATGCCGGTCGACGAGCTCCTGAACCGCTGGATCGTCCCGCTGGAGCAGCGGCACGACTACCTGCAGCTCGAGAGCGGCCGGTCGATCCAGGTCCCCTTCGACCAGTTGATCGTCTTCTCCAGCAACCTCGAGCCGAAGGACCTCGTGGACGACGCCTTCCTCCGCCGGATCCCCTACAAGATTGAAGTCCGCGATCCCTCGGAAGAGGAGTTCCGCGCCCTCTTCCTGCGGCAATGCCGCGAGCTGGGCTTCGAGGTCTCCCAGGCGGACGTCGACTATCTGATCCAGTCGCACTACCGGCCCAAGAACTGGCCGTTCCGCTACTGCCATCCGCGGGACATCCTGCGACAGATCGAGAACCGCTGCACCCTCCATGGCCTGCCGCGGGCCGTCACAAAAGACGCCATCGACGCCGCGGTGCAGAACTATTTTTCGATCATGTTGTGA
- a CDS encoding TadE/TadG family type IV pilus assembly protein: protein MQSVRHRRPAFRQSGRGAARRGTYIVEFALVFPVFMVFLMGLVEFGHVNLVMNTLNNAARIAARLGTVEDVTTAQVRARVNEILGSSFASSEATVLVKDASVFDNAGVDARDVDYSSLPNIEVKNADDSQLFLVRITVPYDRVALLPPFWARELNLVGQAVMRHE from the coding sequence ATGCAGTCGGTCCGTCATCGTCGTCCTGCCTTCCGTCAATCCGGAAGAGGGGCCGCGCGCCGCGGGACCTACATCGTCGAGTTCGCGCTCGTCTTTCCGGTCTTCATGGTGTTCCTGATGGGACTCGTGGAGTTCGGGCACGTCAACCTGGTCATGAACACGTTGAATAACGCGGCCCGCATCGCCGCACGCCTGGGGACGGTGGAGGATGTGACGACCGCCCAGGTCCGGGCTCGCGTCAACGAGATCCTGGGATCCTCCTTTGCCTCCAGCGAGGCGACCGTGCTGGTCAAGGACGCGTCGGTCTTCGACAACGCCGGCGTCGACGCCCGCGATGTCGATTACTCGTCCCTGCCGAACATCGAAGTCAAGAACGCAGACGACTCGCAGCTGTTTCTGGTCCGCATCACGGTCCCCTACGACCGCGTCGCGCTGCTCCCCCCCTTCTGGGCGCGGGAGCTGAACCTGGTCGGTCAGGCGGTCATGCGGCACGAATAA
- a CDS encoding TadE/TadG family type IV pilus assembly protein, whose product MKATRIHTPSRLRRSLSRGMATVEFALMAPLFLLLILGMTEAGHAFQVSGDLCAAVREGARTASMDLSEVTSSTQTLNQKVTQDIRNFLSANGIAGDRVTITITHADSSATFNLSDEANYLKSFRITASVPYSQVSRLPADYLSGRTLSFSAVYRMGRSQVTN is encoded by the coding sequence ATGAAAGCGACACGAATCCACACACCGTCCCGGCTACGACGCTCCCTCTCGCGAGGGATGGCGACGGTGGAGTTCGCGCTCATGGCCCCCCTCTTCCTCCTGCTGATCCTCGGCATGACGGAAGCCGGGCATGCCTTCCAGGTCAGCGGGGACCTGTGCGCCGCCGTCCGCGAAGGGGCCCGGACCGCGTCGATGGACCTCAGCGAAGTCACCTCGTCCACCCAGACGCTCAATCAGAAGGTCACGCAGGACATCCGCAACTTCCTGTCGGCGAACGGGATCGCCGGAGACCGGGTCACGATCACGATCACGCACGCCGACAGCTCCGCCACGTTCAATCTTTCGGACGAGGCGAACTACCTGAAGAGCTTTCGGATCACCGCCAGCGTTCCCTACTCGCAGGTCAGCCGGTTGCCGGCGGACTATCTCTCGGGGCGGACGCTGTCGTTCTCGGCGGTCTACCGCATGGGACGTTCGCAGGTGACAAACTGA